The genomic stretch TCGGCATGTTCCGGATGACGGACGAGGCCGGCGGCGACGACAAGCTGCTGTGCGTTCCGGCGACGGACCCGCGCCAGGAGCACCTGCGGGACATCCACCACGTGTCGGAGTTCGACCGCCTGGAGATCCAGCACTTCTTCGAGGTCTACAAGGACCTGGAGCCCGGCAAGTCCGTCGAGGGCGCCGACTGGGTCGGCCGCACCGAGGCCGAGGCCGAGATCGAGCGTTCCTACAAGCGCTTCAAGGACCAGGGCGGCCACTGAGCCTGAAGTTCACCGGAGCGGGCTGCACGCACACGCGTGCAGCCCGTTCTGTTTTGTGTGCGCATACTGAGGCTTGGCCTTGAGGTGTCGTACAGGGAGCGCTGCGCAAGTGACGGAGGCGGAGGACCGCAAGCCGCAGTCGGACGAGGCGACCGGCACGTTCGACCCCGAGATCACATCCGAGTTCGCCCTTCCCGAGGGGCTCGCCGTCTCCAGGAGCGAGTCGGAGACCTCGTCGGAGTTCGCGCTCCCGGACGGTCTCCACACACCACCGGGAGCGGGCGTCGAGCCGGAGGGGTCGGCGTTCAGCGCGCCGAGCACCTTTCACGCCAGCGACGCGCCGGCCGCGTTCACCCCGGCGACCGGGATACCTGCGGTCAGTCTGACCAAGAACGTGCCCTGGCAGGACCGGATGCGCACGATGCTGCGGATGCCGGTGGCCGAGCGGCCGGCGCCGGAGCGGGTCCACAAGGCCGAGGAGGAGGGCCCGGCCGTCCCGCGCGTGCTCGACCTGACGCTGCGTATCGGCGAGCTGCTGCTCGCGGGCGGTGAGGGCGCGGAGGACGTCGAGGCGGCGATGTTCGCGGTCTGCCGGTCCTACGGCCTGGACCGCTGCGAGCCGAATGTCACCTTCACGCTGTTGTCGATCTCCTACCAGCCGTCCCTGGTGGATGATCCGGTGTCGGCGGCGCGGACGGTACGGCGGCGCGGGACCGACTACACGCGGCTCGCGGCGGTGTTCCGGCTGGTGGACGACCTCAGCGACGCGGAGAGCCATATCTCCCTGGAGGAGGCCTACCGGCGGCTCGCGGAGATCCGCCGCAACCGGCATCCGTATCCGACCTGGGTGCTGACCTCGGCGAGCGGGCTGCTGGCGGGTGCGGCCTCGGTGCTGGTCGGTGGTGATCTGATCGTGTTCATCGCCGCCGCGTTGGGCGCGATGCTCGGTGACCGGCTGGCGTGGCTGTGCGCGGGGCGGGGGCTGCCGGAGTTCTACCAGTTCACGGTGGCCGCGATGCCGCCGGCCGCGATAGGGGTCGCACTGACCCTGGCGCATGTGGACGCCAAGGCGTCCGCCGTGATCACCGGTGGGCTGTTCGCGCTGCTTCCCGGGCGGGCGCTGGTGGCGGGGGTGCAGGACGGTCTGACCGGGTTCTACATCACCGCATCCGCGCGGCTGCTGGAGGTCATGTACTTCTTCGTCGGGATCGTCGTCGGGGTGCTGATCATCCTGTACTTCGGCGTGAACCTCGGCGCCAAGCTGAACCCGGACGCGGCGCTGAACATCTCCGAGCGGCCTTATTGGCAGATCGGGGCGTCGATGCTGCTGTCGCTGACGTTCGCGGTGCTGTTGCAGCAGGAACGGTCCACCGTGCTGGCCGTCACGCTGAACGGCGGGGTCGCCTGGTCGGTGTACGGCGCGCTGCACTACACCGCCGGGCTGTCGCCGGTCGCCTCCACGGCCGTGGCGGCGGGGCTGGTGGGGCTGTTCGGGCAGCTGCTGTCGCGGTATCGGTTCGCGTCGGCGCTGCCGTACACGACCGCGGCGATCGGGCCCCTGTTGCCGGGGTCCGCCACCTACTTCGGGTTGTTGTCCATCGCGCAGAACGAGGTGGACAAGGGGTTGGTGTCGCTGGCCACGGCGGCGTCGTTGGCCATGGCCATTGCCATCGGGGTGAACCTCGGGTCGGAGATCTCGCGGCTGTTCCTGCGGCTGCCGGGTGGGGCTGAGGCGGGGCGCAGGGCTGCGAAGCGGACTCGGGGGTTCTGAGCGCCTATTGGGGCGGGGGTTTTGGAGCCCGACGGCGGCTGCTGGTCCGCTGTGGTTTCTCGCGCAGTTCCCCGCGCCCCTTTAGGGAGTTCTAGTAACCCTGGTTGTAGGGGTACTGGTCGTTCTGCTGGTTGTTGTACGGCTGCGGGTACTGCTGGGCGTACGGCTGCTGCTGGCCGTAGTACTGCTGCTGGGGGGGCTGGTCCGTCGGGTCGATGCGGCGGAGCTGGGTGGTCGCGTCGTCCATCATCTGGGGGTGCTGCTGCACAGCCGGGGTCGCGGGCGCCTCGGCCGCCGCGCGCTTCTTCTTGGAGCGCTCGCGGAGGTACTCGATGATGATCGGGACGACCGAGATGAAGACGATCAGGATGAGGATCGACTCGACGTTCTTCTTGATGACGTCGATCTGGCCGAGCCAGTAACCCGCGAGGGTGACGCCGGTGCCCCAGGCGACACCGCCGATGATGTTGTACGTCAGGAAGGTGCGGTACTTCATCCGGCCGGCGCCGGCCACGATGGGTGCGAAGGTGCGGACGATCGGCACGAAGCGGGCCAGGACGATCGCCTTCGGGCCGTACTTCTCCATGAACTCGTGGGCCTTCTCCAGGTTCTCCTGTTTGAAGAGCTTGGAGTTGGGGCGGCTGAAGAGCTTCGGGCCGAAGAACTTGCCGATCATGTAGCCGACCTGGTCGCCGAGGACGGCGGCGAGCACGATCAGGGTGCAGACCAGCCACAGGGGCTGGCTGATGAAGTTCCCCTCGGCCACGAACAGGCCCGCCGTGAACAGCAGCGAGTCACCGGGCAGGAACGCGAAGAGGCCCGATTCGGCGAAGACGATGAGCAGGATGCCGGGCAGGCTGAAGGTCTCGATCAGGTAGTCCGGGCTGAGCCACTCGGGGGCGAGCGCAAGCGTGGTCACGGGTTCGTGGCTCCTGCGGGGTGGGACGGGACGGGCGGGGGCTGATGCTCAAACGTACCAACGCGGCACTACTGCCAACGCACCGCTGGAGGCCCAGGTTCCATGGGCGCCCACAGGATGCCCTTTGCTCCGGCTCGGGCAAAGCTGTGAACCATGGGTATCGAAGAGTACGGCGGTGGACAGGGCCCCCAGCCCGATGTCCTGGTGGTCACCACGAACGACGTACCCGGCTACCGGGTGCAGGAGGTCATCGGCGAGATCTTCGGGTTGACGGTGCGCTCCCGGCATCTGGGCAGCCAGATCGGCGCGGGGCTGAAGTCGATGGTCGGCGGTGAGCTCAAGGGGCTCACCAAGACGCTGGTGCAGACCCGCAACCAGGCCATGGAACGGCTGGTGGAACAGGCACGCGCGCGTGGCGCCAACGCGGTGCTGGCGTTCCGGTTCGATGTGACGGAAGCCGCCGATGTCGGCACCGAGGTGTGCGCGTACGGGACGGCCGTGGTCGTGGCCCGGGAGTGAGCCCCCGGGCCACGACGGTCACGACGTGTGGCGGTCGGCGTTGGCGAGGATCGCGTCGCGCAGGTGCTCGGCGAGCCCCGGGCCCATGGAGTCGTAGAACGCCTTGAAGCGCTCGTCGGAGACGTACATCTCGCCGAAGCACTGGTGCATCTCGTACGGGACCTCGAAGTAGTACCTGCTGATGTGTCCGCGGTGTTCCTCGGCGAGGTCCATGGCCGCCTCGCCGGACGGCTGCTCGCCGGCCGCCACGAGGGCCGCGTACCGCCGTCCCCAGTCGTCGACCTCGGCCTGGATGCGCTTCCAGTCCTCCTTGGTGTACGTGGCGGCCCGGCGCTGCGACTCGGCGTACGCCTCGGTGTTGCCCCAGCGCTGCTCGGCCTCCTCGGCGTACTGGTCCGGGTCCTTGTCGCCGAAGACCTCGAACCGCTCCTCAGGCGTGAGATTGATCCCCATCTTGCGTGCCTCCATGGCCTGCTCCACGGCCGTCGCCATCTTCTGGAGCTTCTCGATCCGGGCGGTCAGCAGTTCGTGCTGGCGGCGCAGATGCGCGCGCGGGTCGGCGTCCGGATCGTCGAGCAGGGCGGCGACCTCGTCGAGCGGGAAGCCGAGCTCCCGGTAGAACAGGATCTGCTGAAGCCGGTCGAGGTCGCCGTCGCTGTAGCGCCGGTGGCCCGCGTGGCTGCGCTCGCTCGGGGCGAGCAGGCCGATGTCGTCGTAGTGGTGCAAGGTGCGCACCGTCACTCCGGCGAAGCCCGCGACCTGTCCCACGGAGTAGCTCACTTCATCCGCTCCCTTCTCGGTACGCACTCCACGGTGAATCCTCACGCCACGTGAGGTGCAAGCCCATTCGGCATGCCCGCATTGCACTATTTGCGCGCTTAGGGTGTCCTCCGTGGCCCAGGACCCCGCGCCGCAGGCGCCCGCCGCCCCGGCGACACCGGCGACCCCGGCACGCACCCTGCTGCCGCTGATCCTCCCCGCCCTGGTCGTGGGCGTGGGAGCGAGCCTGCTGTTCCTCGGGGTGAGCGAGGCGGCCGAGGCCTTCCAGGACGTGCTGTGGCAGAACCTGCCGGACGCGCTGGGCGTCGGCCGCTACTCGGTGCTGTGGATGCTGGTCATGCTCACCGCCACCGGGGTCGCCGTCGGTCTGGTGGTGTGGAAGGTCCCCGGACATGCCGGGCCCGACCCCGCCACCACCGGTCTGGACGCCCCCGTCCTGCCACCCGCCGTGCTGCCGGGTCTGCTGCTGGCGACCGCCCTGATGCTCGCGGGCGGGCCGAGCCTCGGCCCGGAGAACCCGATCATCGCCGCCAATGTGGGCCTCACCTTCTGGATCGGGCACCGCTTCCTGCCCAAGGTGCCCGGCGGGCTGTGGGCGGCGCTAGCGGAGGCGGCGACCATCGGCGCGCTGTTCGGCACGCCGGTGGCGGCGGCGCTGGTGATCTCCGAGGCGCTGGCCGGGCGCAAGATCCAGGGGGCGCTGTGGGACAACGTCTTCGCCCCGCTCGTGGCCGCCGCGGTCGGCGCGACGACCACCACGCTGATCGCCCATCCGACCTTCGACCTGGATCTGCCCCCCTTCGACCACCCCGGCTGGGACGATCTGCTGGCGGCGCTGGTGATCGCCTCGGCGGGCGCGCTGCTCGGCATGGCGGCCGTGTACGCCTTCCCGTATGTCCACGCCGCTTTCAGCCGGCTGCGGCACCCGATGCTGATGCTTCCGGTGGGCGGGCTCGTCCTGGGGCTGCTGGGGGCCCTGGGCGGCCATCTGACGCTCTTCAAGGGGCTGGAGGAGATCGGGGAGCTGGCGGCCGATCCCGACGGCTGGTCGGCGGGCGAGTTCGCCACGATGTCGTTGGTGAAGCTGGCCGCGATGGTGGTCGCCGCCTGCTGCGGCTTCCGGGGCGGGCGGATCTTCCCGTCCGTCTTCGTGGGCGTGGCCCTCGGACTGTGCGCCCACGCACTGGTGCCCGAGGTGCATCCCGCGCTCGCGGTCTCGACCGGCGTGCTCGGTGTACTGCTCGCGGTCACCCGGCAGGGCTGGGTGAGTCTGTTCACCGCCGCTGTCCTGGTCGCCTCCCCCACCATCCTCGCCCTTCTCTGCATCGCCTCGCTGCCCGCCTGGCTGCTGGTGACCGGCCGCCCCCAGATGCAACTGCGCGAGGACGGCACGCCCGTCCGTTGAACTCCCCCACCCGCAAGGAGACCCCGATGGCGCTGCACAAAGGGCCCGAACGGCCCGACGACCGTCCCCTGTCCGTCAACCCCTTCTACGGCGAGGCCAATCCGGTCAGCCGGATGACCGAGGCGCCGCCCCAGCACCGGCTCCCGGACAGCCCGCTGCCGCCGACGACGGCGTACCAGCTCGTCCATGACGAACTGATGCTGGACGGCAACTCCCGGCTGAACCTGGCCACCTTCGTCACCACCTGGATGGAGCCGCAGGCCGGGGTGCTGATGGCGGAGTGCCGGGACAAGAACATGATCGACAAGGACGAGTACCCGCGCACCGCCGAACTGGAGCGACGCTGTGTGGCGATGCTCGCCGACCTGTGGCACGCGCCCGACCCGGCGGCGGCCGTGGGCTGTTCGACCACCGGGTCCAGCGAGGCCTGCATGCTCGCCGGGATGGCGCTCAAGCGCCGCTGGAGCAGCCGGAACACGGGCGGTCGTCCGAACCTGGTCATGGGCGTCAACGTCCAGGTCTGCTGGGACAAGTTCTGCAACTTCTGGGAGGTGGAGCCCCGGCTGGTGCCCATGGAGGGCGACCGCTTCCACCTCGACCCCCAGGCCGCGGCCGAGCTGTGCGACGAGAACACCATCGGCGTCGTGGGCATCCTCGGCTCCACCTTCGACGGGTCCTACGAACCCATCGCCGATCTGTGCGCCGCCCTTGACGCCCTCCAGGAACGCACCGGCCTCGACATCCCGGTCCATGTCGACGGCGCCTCCGGGGCGATGGTCGCGCCCTTCCTCGACGAGGACCTGGCGTGGGACTTCCGCCTCCCGCGCGTGGCGTCCATCAACACTTCCGGGCACAAGTACGGGCTCGTCTACCCGGGCGTCGGCTGGGCGTTGTGGCGGGACAAGGCGGCACTGCCCGAGGAACTGGTGTTCCGCGTGAACTACCTGGGCGGCGACATGCCGACCTTCGCGCTGAACTTCTCCCGGCCCGGCGCCCAGGTCGTCGCGCAGTACTACACCTTCCTGCGGCTGGGCCGGGAGGGCTACCGGGCCGTCCAGCAGACCGCCCGGGACGTCGCGAGCGGACTCGCCGGGCGCATCGAGGCCCTCGGCGACTTCCGACTGCTCACCCGGGGCGACCAGTTGCCGGTCTTCGCCTTCACCACGGCGCCCGATGTGACGGCGTACGACGTCTTCGACGTCTCCCGCAGGCTTCGCGAGCAGGGCTGGCTGGTGCCCGCGTACACCTTCCCGCCGAACCGGGAAGACCTGTCCGTGCTCCGGGTGGTGTGCCGCAACGGCTTCTCCACGGACCTCGCGGCGCTGCTCCTGGAGGACCTCCAGCGGCTGCTGCCGGAACTGCGGCGGCAACCGCATCCCTTGGGGCGTGAC from Streptomyces davaonensis JCM 4913 encodes the following:
- a CDS encoding ion channel protein encodes the protein MAQDPAPQAPAAPATPATPARTLLPLILPALVVGVGASLLFLGVSEAAEAFQDVLWQNLPDALGVGRYSVLWMLVMLTATGVAVGLVVWKVPGHAGPDPATTGLDAPVLPPAVLPGLLLATALMLAGGPSLGPENPIIAANVGLTFWIGHRFLPKVPGGLWAALAEAATIGALFGTPVAAALVISEALAGRKIQGALWDNVFAPLVAAAVGATTTTLIAHPTFDLDLPPFDHPGWDDLLAALVIASAGALLGMAAVYAFPYVHAAFSRLRHPMLMLPVGGLVLGLLGALGGHLTLFKGLEEIGELAADPDGWSAGEFATMSLVKLAAMVVAACCGFRGGRIFPSVFVGVALGLCAHALVPEVHPALAVSTGVLGVLLAVTRQGWVSLFTAAVLVASPTILALLCIASLPAWLLVTGRPQMQLREDGTPVR
- a CDS encoding glutamate decarboxylase; the protein is MALHKGPERPDDRPLSVNPFYGEANPVSRMTEAPPQHRLPDSPLPPTTAYQLVHDELMLDGNSRLNLATFVTTWMEPQAGVLMAECRDKNMIDKDEYPRTAELERRCVAMLADLWHAPDPAAAVGCSTTGSSEACMLAGMALKRRWSSRNTGGRPNLVMGVNVQVCWDKFCNFWEVEPRLVPMEGDRFHLDPQAAAELCDENTIGVVGILGSTFDGSYEPIADLCAALDALQERTGLDIPVHVDGASGAMVAPFLDEDLAWDFRLPRVASINTSGHKYGLVYPGVGWALWRDKAALPEELVFRVNYLGGDMPTFALNFSRPGAQVVAQYYTFLRLGREGYRAVQQTARDVASGLAGRIEALGDFRLLTRGDQLPVFAFTTAPDVTAYDVFDVSRRLREQGWLVPAYTFPPNREDLSVLRVVCRNGFSTDLAALLLEDLQRLLPELRRQPHPLGRDAGQATAFHH
- a CDS encoding YbjQ family protein, which produces MGIEEYGGGQGPQPDVLVVTTNDVPGYRVQEVIGEIFGLTVRSRHLGSQIGAGLKSMVGGELKGLTKTLVQTRNQAMERLVEQARARGANAVLAFRFDVTEAADVGTEVCAYGTAVVVARE
- a CDS encoding DedA family protein; translated protein: MTTLALAPEWLSPDYLIETFSLPGILLIVFAESGLFAFLPGDSLLFTAGLFVAEGNFISQPLWLVCTLIVLAAVLGDQVGYMIGKFFGPKLFSRPNSKLFKQENLEKAHEFMEKYGPKAIVLARFVPIVRTFAPIVAGAGRMKYRTFLTYNIIGGVAWGTGVTLAGYWLGQIDVIKKNVESILILIVFISVVPIIIEYLRERSKKKRAAAEAPATPAVQQHPQMMDDATTQLRRIDPTDQPPQQQYYGQQQPYAQQYPQPYNNQQNDQYPYNQGY
- a CDS encoding inorganic diphosphatase, translating into MEFDVTIEIPKGSRNKYEVDHETGRIRLDRRLFTSTAYPTDYGFVENTLGEDGDPLDALVILDEPTFPGCLIKCRAIGMFRMTDEAGGDDKLLCVPATDPRQEHLRDIHHVSEFDRLEIQHFFEVYKDLEPGKSVEGADWVGRTEAEAEIERSYKRFKDQGGH
- a CDS encoding threonine/serine exporter family protein; translated protein: MTEAEDRKPQSDEATGTFDPEITSEFALPEGLAVSRSESETSSEFALPDGLHTPPGAGVEPEGSAFSAPSTFHASDAPAAFTPATGIPAVSLTKNVPWQDRMRTMLRMPVAERPAPERVHKAEEEGPAVPRVLDLTLRIGELLLAGGEGAEDVEAAMFAVCRSYGLDRCEPNVTFTLLSISYQPSLVDDPVSAARTVRRRGTDYTRLAAVFRLVDDLSDAESHISLEEAYRRLAEIRRNRHPYPTWVLTSASGLLAGAASVLVGGDLIVFIAAALGAMLGDRLAWLCAGRGLPEFYQFTVAAMPPAAIGVALTLAHVDAKASAVITGGLFALLPGRALVAGVQDGLTGFYITASARLLEVMYFFVGIVVGVLIILYFGVNLGAKLNPDAALNISERPYWQIGASMLLSLTFAVLLQQERSTVLAVTLNGGVAWSVYGALHYTAGLSPVASTAVAAGLVGLFGQLLSRYRFASALPYTTAAIGPLLPGSATYFGLLSIAQNEVDKGLVSLATAASLAMAIAIGVNLGSEISRLFLRLPGGAEAGRRAAKRTRGF
- a CDS encoding MerR family transcriptional regulator, translating into MSYSVGQVAGFAGVTVRTLHHYDDIGLLAPSERSHAGHRRYSDGDLDRLQQILFYRELGFPLDEVAALLDDPDADPRAHLRRQHELLTARIEKLQKMATAVEQAMEARKMGINLTPEERFEVFGDKDPDQYAEEAEQRWGNTEAYAESQRRAATYTKEDWKRIQAEVDDWGRRYAALVAAGEQPSGEAAMDLAEEHRGHISRYYFEVPYEMHQCFGEMYVSDERFKAFYDSMGPGLAEHLRDAILANADRHTS